The genomic region tatactaaataaaaatgatatagtAGCTGTAACTGACAAGGAAAAGGCTGATATGTTAGTGAGAACATTTGTGGAGATACATAGTGGTAAAAATTTATTAGGTAATGAAATGGAGGgaagggagagaactaaaaaggAATTTGATGGAATCTTAAGAAGAAAGGAGAATAATAATGATCTGATGAATTATCCTTTCTCTATTGGAGAGCTAAAAAGAGCTTTGGATAGAACTAGGAATAGTGCTCCAGGTAAAGATGAGGtgtgttatattatgttaaaacatgtaagtgaggaagttttaaagaaattattaattttattcaataagATTTGGAAGGAGGGGAGACTGCCTTGTGAGTGGAAAGAAGCTATTATTATTCCGTTGAAGAAACCTGGGAAAGATCATAGTAACCCTGTAAATTACAGACCAATAGCTTTAACATCTAATCTGTGTAAACTGATGGAAAGGATGGTGAATGAGAGATTGACACATTATTTGGAGTCAAACCATTTAATTGCTCCTTATCAGAGTGGTTTTCGTAGAGGGAGAGGAACAATGGATCCTATTTTATGTTTAGAGGATGTTATTAGAAAAGCTCagattaataaagaaactgttgttgctgtgttttttgatgTGGAGAAAGCATATGATATGTTATGGAGGGAAGGGTTAATGATTAAATTACATCAGATAGGTATAGGAGGTAATATGTTTAATTGGTTATGGGATTTTTTAAGGGATAGAAATATTCAAGTTAAAATAGGATGTCAGTTTTcggaaatatgtaaaatagaaaatggaacCCCTCAAGGAAGTGTGGTAAGTCCgacattattttcagttatgatcaacgatatttttaaagaaatatccaTTGGTTTTGGTAAGTCActttttgctgatgatggagcattATGGAAAAGGGGAAGAAATGTGGACCATCTTATTGTTAAAATACAGGAAGGTATAGATAAAGTGAGTAAGTGGGGAGTAAAGTGGGGctttaaattttcaattgaaaagacaaaagtaatgtttttcacaaataaaaaaataggggttgaaaaaaagttgtgtttatatGGGAAAGAGTTAGAAAGGGTTGATTGGTTTCGTTTTTTGGGAGTAGTTTTTGATAAGAAACTAACTTGGGGAAATCACATAGAACATATTatggagaagaataaaaaggttCTAAACATTATGAGGTGTTTAGCTGGGTTGACATGGGGTGCGAATTTCGATTCCCTTAGAAGTATATATGTGTCTCTAATTAGATCAAGAATAGATTATGGGAGTGTGGTGTATGGATCAGCAGCTAAAACTAGGTTAAAAAAGTTAGATGTTATTCAAGCCAGAGCACTGAGAATATGTTTAGGGGCAGTTAAATCAACACCAATATGTGCATTACAAGTAGAGTCAGGAGAAATGCCATTATGCATTAAAAGACAGCAGCTAATGGTAAATTATTGGATAAGTTTAAAGGGACATAATGCAGATCACCCGgttaagaaattattaggaGAGTGTtgggaaagaggaaagaaacaaatggataGTTTTGGGTGGGTTGGGGATAATAGAGCgaaaatttttaatgtatattataaGGAATTTAGTCCAACTGTATTGTGGCCTTTGAGACCGACATGGACttggaaatatattaatgtagACAGAACACTAACAAATATTAGGAAAAGGAACACATTAGATACTTGCCAAGAATTTTATAATcaaatgcagaataaatataatgaatatttgcaaatttatacGGATGGGTCGAAAGACCCTAAAAGTGAAGCAACCAGTATAGCCATAGTGATTCCTGAATTAAAGAttagtatttcaaaaagaacatctgATTATTTGAGTGTGTTTGCGGTAGAACTAGGTGCTATTTTAGTAGCTTTAGAATGGGTGGAGGAAACTGataggaataaaataatagtttgtagtGACTCTCTATCTGCGTTGACGAGTATCGGAAAGGGACGtacaaaaaatcatcaaaatattttatatgagatTATGGCGGTTCATCATAGGatatgtgaacaaaataaaaatgttgtattattcTGGACTCCTGCTCATGTAGGTATTATGGGGAATGAAAGAGCAGACAAGCTGGCGAAGGAGACAATTAAACAAGATGATATtgttatgcaaataaagttatctaaatctgaaggcaaaagtataatttggaaagaaagcaagaagaTATGGGAAGATAGGTgggtaaatgaaattaaaggaagacatttatttagaatacaaaatacagtcgATGTAGAAAGGATCAGAGGattaaacaggagggaagagataattataaatagaataagAACTGGGCATAGTTTCCTAAAAGGAACTCTTTTTAAGATGGGGAAACACCTTACTGGTTTATGTAGATGGTGTGATGAAGTAgaaacagtggaacatgttttgattaaatgtaggaAATACGAAAGTCacagaagattattaaaaacagaactaggTGTTAGTAGGGAATTGAAATTTGACAAGGTGATCGATCAGCTGAATAatattgaggggaaaaagaagatttttcgttttttaaaaaacactgggATTTTTAAGAGAATTTGAGGAGTAGATGGTAGGAGTCAATAGAGGGCAGTAGTGCAACATAATTGGATGCAAGCTgccgttaaaatctaaagaagaagaagaagaacgcgctttacggaaacgccccctccgttactcgacacacgcctcgaagcctcggcacatcgGTTGAGCTTTCTATAGCAAAGCTCTTAACATGAGGAAGTGACTGACTTTAAAGTAGAGTTTTTTTCTCGGAGGGAGTTGGAGGCCAGGCTGGTTTTGTGAGACGGAGTgcggcaaaacaaaacacatatcagAGTTGGAAAAGGCGGATTTTGGCATAAACTGGTATGTGAATGGTTTGGTTGGAAATggagacaggaaatgaggaagacatGGATTTTGAAGGGTGGACGCCAgtggggagaggaagagggagaggacgGGGAAGGcataaaacagatgaaggaaAGGAAATGGGTGATATTCAAGGAAATAAACGAGAACTGGAAGGAAGTAGTTCCGAAGAAGAAAGGATAGTTAGGAGGAAAGTTGTGAgggaggaatttaaaataatattaaaacttaagaacGAAGAAGAACAGGATAACATCAGCCCCATTGTGgtgtcaagagaaataaaaaagaaaattggagatGTTGAAATGGTAAAGATTTTGAGAGATGGAAACCTATtggtagtttgtaaaaatgaagaacacaaaataaggctttaaatgtggataatatatgtaaaaaaactgtgttggagaaaaaaattgtgggagaaaataaaaaaactagaggAGTGATTTATGGGATCCCTCTAGATGAAGATCTTGATAAAATTAAGCGAAGTATTGTAGGAGCAAAAGCAAATAACTTGAAGAGATTGTCAAGAACAATAAATGGAGAAAGAGTAGGAAGTTTGTCAATCCTCATTGAATTTGAAGGGAAAGAATTACCACAAAACGTCAAAATAGGTTATCTTAGTTTTCAGGTCAGACCTTATATCCCTCCACCACTTCGTTGTTTCAAGTGTCAAAGATATGGACACATAGCAGCAGTTTGTAAAGGGAAGCAaagatgtccaaaatgtggtgAAGATCACAAATTAGAAGAGTGTAaagaagaagcacaagaaaaatgttgtaactgTGGAGGGCAACATAGAGTTACGTATGGAGGATGTGAGGTAAGGAAGAAGGCAAAAGAAAttatacagattaaaacaactaaaaacattagttatgcggaagctgttaaaaatgtgaaggagcagaCAACAAGAAAGAGTGAACAAATAGCGAGCCAAATCCCACAGCAGAACAAAGTACAATCAGAAGATAATATCACAGTATCagtagaaaaactaatattatttgTTTCATATGTTATCAACTGCACTAATCAAGCCAagcataaaactgagaaaattaaaataatagtgagAGGAGCTGAAAAGTTTTTGGGGTTTAAAGAGGGATCATGggagaacataaacaaaaagctggaggtagatggtagatCAGGACCACcaggtgaaaataattaatgctaATATTACAATGGAATGCAAGAAGTTTAATTGCTAACGGACAGGAACCTAAAGGTTATGTTGATAGTCTTGAGGATAAAccagaaattatttgtgttcaggaaacatggttaaaaacaacattagattttgtgattaaagGATATAATAGTGTTAGAAGAGACCGACAGGAggagagaggtggaggaggatgtggaatatttataaaacaagggATACAATATCAGGTATTAGGGAAAGGGAAAGAACTTGAATATATAGTAATTGAAATATGGGAACAAGaaggcaaatttaaaataataaatttttataatccaTGCAAAACATTATCAATTGAAATATTGGAGGAGTTAACCAAATATTTGGAAGGGAAAATAATTtggtgtggggattttaatgcaaatagtaCATTGTGGGGTAaaagtaatgataaaaatggACAAGTTATAGAAGAATTAATGGGAATGAAAAATCTTGTATGTATTAATGATGGGAGGGGAACAAGAATCAATGTAAGAACAGGGATggaatcagttattgatttaacaattgtttcagatgttttagctGGTATTTGTGAGTGGTTCAttgataaaaattcaacaatagGTAGTGATCATTATCCCATTATAATAAGAGtaggattaaatttaaataagaatataaaggtcaataaaaaactgaattttaataaggcagactggattaaatttagatacttgagtcaaataaatttagagaaAGTAGATATAACAATggatataaattatataaatttagaaattagtaaaataattatggaAACAGCAGATAATTCTATAAAGAAAACAGGGTGTagaaatgataagaaaatggTGCCATGGTGgacaaatgaatgtaaaaaagcaataaagttaagaaataaagcatttaaagtacTAAAAGGTAACCCAATTTATAAGAATTTCATTgattataaaagaaagcaagcaaTGGTAAGAAGAACTATTAAGAATGCTAAAAGAGAATATTGGAGGAATTTCTGTAGCACAATagggaaagaaaccaaaatagaaaaaatttggaaaataattaaaagaatgaatggCATAAGGAGAGAGTTTGAATATCCTATATTAAAAATGgataatataaatatagtaagagatgaagataaagttgaaatattggcaagaacatttagtaaaattcatagttcaaataatattagtgaagaggaaagaaaagggagagaaaatacaaaacttaaatataaagagTTAGTAGAGAGTgttgaagaaacaaataatctgttaaatgttgagtttacaAAAGCTGAATTGAATTCTGCactcagaaagacaaaaaatacagcacCAGGTAAAGATCGGATTTATTATAGAATGATAAGACAACTtagtgaaaaatcaaaagacataatattgcaattatataataaaatttgggAGGAGGGAAAACTACCATTGAACTGGAAGGAATCAATTATAATACCAATAGCAAAACCAGGAAAAGATaattcaaacccagaaaactacagaccaatagctttaacatccaatgtatgtaaaataatggaaagaatgaTTAACAATAGGAttgtatattatttaaatagtaAAGGATATATATCAAAGTATCAGAGTGGTTTTAGAAAAGGGAGGAGCACTAATGATCCAACGTTATGTCTAGAGcatgaaattagaaaagcacaagtaaataaagaaagtgtaGTGGCAGTATTTTTTGACATAGAAAAAGCATACGATATGATGTGGGTTGAgggattattaattaaattctaTATGTTGgacattaaaggaaaattatttaaatggattaaagactttttaacaaatagaaaaatacaagttagaaTTGGTGAAGTGATCtcaggaaaatataaagtagaaaACGGAACTCCGCAAGGAAGTATTATAAGTCCATTATTGTTcttaattatgataaatgatgtatttaaagatattggaaaagaaattggatgttcactttttgcagatgatggagctgtttggaaaagagggaaaaatgtagatttcattgtaagaaaattacaaaaggttattattgaaatagaaaaatgggCGTTGCACTGGGGATTtaagttttcagttgaaaaaacaaaagtaatgatatttactcagaaaaaattaaacaaggaaataaaattgaaattatataATCAAGAATTAGAGGAAGTAAAGTGTATAAAATTTTTAGGAATATGGTtcgatgaaaaactaaaatggaatattcatattcaaaaagtggtagataaatgtaaaaaaatcttaaatattttaagatgcttGGCTGGCAGTGACTGGGGAGCAGAtagaaaatcactaaaacagatttacactggAATGATAAGATCTAACATAGACTTTGGTTGTATAGTTTAtggttcagcagctaaaacacatCTGGTCAAATTAGACATTATTCAACATCAGGCATTAAGATTATGGAGCATTTAAAaccacaccaacagcagcaatagaagtggaaatgggagaaatgccattagatttaagaagaacaaaactagaaataaattactggTTAAATGTACAAAGCAATAAATTTGATCATCCAACTAGGGAAATTTTAAGTCCATgttgggaaaagaaaagaaagaaatgaggagttttggatggacaattgaaaatgaaataaaagaatttaaaatgaatagtaTAGAAATAAGTCAAACACCAATATCAATAACACCACCATGGATTCTACCAGAAGCAACAGTAGACATGtcaataatggaaaagaaacaagataaatctTACATAGCAGATAGTTATTCAGTAcagatacatttaaacaattattatcaatatatgcaaatttatacagatgcatcaaaaataaatggaaaaataggaGTAGCTTTTGTAGTACcagaattcaatttaaaaataggaaaacGAATTACAGATGGATTATCAGTatacacaggagaaatgttggcaatattattagctttacaatgggtagaagaaataaaaccattaaaaacagtgaTATGTTCAGATTCAAAATCTGCATTATTAAGTTTAAAGAACACTCAATCAGATagtaggatggacattttattagaaatatttcatacattatttaggatacaaaatatgggtttaatagttatatttgtgtgggttccagcacatattGGGGTTGAAGGAAACGAGAGAGCAGATAAAATGGCTAAGAGGGCAATTCAAAAtcctattagttttacagttaaaacaagtaaatctgaGGGAAAGAGTATGgttaaaggaaaactgatggaaagatggcaaaaaaggtgggatgaagaaaaaacaggaagatggttttataaaattcagaaaatagtaggagagagaagaaatggaagaagaaatagaaaggAGGAAAGGGTGATAACAAGATTAAGATTTGGACATACAGGACTTaattatacactttttaaaataaaaaagcatgataatggcaaatgtgattactgtggaaaatatgaaacaacagAGCATATTATATTAGAATGTCATAagtatgaaagagaaagaagatgcGTGAGAAGAGAGTTTGAATGTCTTaaggaaaagattaatttattagatattttgaggaagaatttggggagtaaacacatacaaataattattaaatatttaaagacaactaaattgtttcacagaatttgattatagtaggtgtgtttgtgaatatgtgCATGATCTAGAGAGGTATAGTATAAagttaagtataaaaatggatgaatgtgtgtgtatatatatatatatatatatatatatatatatatatatatatatgtatgatttatttatttcgtttattcattattgttatttgtaggagtatatttaaatttatataaatagatagtccatctcgaaccacactccataccagtaagtggcggtaatgctacttaaagtttgttgccaaccgccaaaaaactcaagaagaagaagaagaagaagcctcggcacatcacgtaacatcactacTCGACGGAGCTACAGAGAAACGCACCAGAGATAAAACAGAGCACAGATAGCAGCGTTAGCATAGCCTTTGTTAGAAGGCAGTTTGAAGACGAGTTTATAGGTTTGatatatatttgtacatttgaGTGTTTGTAGCAACAATGTCTTCAGTTCAGCCTAAGAGAAAATGGATTAACGAGCAGTTAACTCCTGCCGAAgaaacagagtttaaagaaatcatggATAATCAgcgcagactgctggatttctcccgaTTACCCCTgataatcttacaccgaataggtaCGAAACATCCTCACGTTTTACTTTTGATACAGGTTAAAGAGAGGGCTAAAGTGATTTGGagaaaagttaaatgaaattgTTTGGGACGTCGCTAAACTCGGCAACCTATTTAAAGTATAAAGTACAACAAAGTAAATTACCCTGGAATGACAAATCTGCGGTATCTGTTTAGGACTGTGACACAAATCCATAAGAACATAGACCACAACAGACACGTGATAAATCAAAACTACCTCcgataaaatgttttatgaccGCACAGCACTCTGGGACATGTAGTCAGACGCACCAGGCGAAAAATGTCAGCCCTTAAATTTGCAGTATGTAACtgttagaaaagaaaagttaaatactgCAACTAGAAACCTAAGAAGTTTAACACATTATTTAACACAATAATGTGTTAAACTTATTAGGTTGTGACAGTATAAGACAGataacatgttattttttttttttttaaaaaagagctcctctgccttctcccagtactaactACAGAAATGCAcaactcagtcagaaacaaccaatcagaaccaggagaagggttttagcgctgtcaatcaatcttgCGACACCCACTTGCTCTCTGATTCAATGCCACTTGTTCACTGCAACGGAGCCTGCCacaaatgctaaggctagttagcatggttGATGATGGCGGATAAATGGGTCTCCTGGAATGGTAGTCtatttctctgccattagcacatttagcagtacTGATTGGCAGTTCTAACACCCTCCCCCTGGGTgcgattggttgtttctgaccagtaTCGGACCAGAAATAATCAATAGCCATCTAATGGCTATTATTGCCTTCAGATGCCAATAATGGCAcaaggaggaagtggaggagattgatcttttcacagattatttgtctcatataTTGCCACAACATGGTGaccattttaacaaatatggaaaaaaggtatttttgtaaaagttacagcTTTAATGAACCAGTCCAAGTAAAAGCTCTCAGTGGAAGCCAGCTGTGGCGGCATTGGGGTGTATTTCCTGCCCACAGGTTATTTACTTTATGTgggatttgttttgcttgtttttaccTCATAGTGGCCAACTTTCCATTATTCCTATCTCGATTTGAGGCAGCAGGAGTTCCTGGacttcctgtatctgtcccgtCTGGCACATTTTTCAGCCGTTACAAGCCAACACACAACAAagaatttgcacaatttttccAAACAAGTCGAGTGAGTTGACTATTGTTACTGACTGAAGATAATGTTAGCTAAATGATGACTAGTTAATCAATGCTAATATTATGTTACGCTTGTTAACAAGAATAGGCTACTAATTAACAAGTGGGTGGTTGAGtaactttttgtaaaaaaaaaaaaagggtgctTATGTGTAGTTTCCCTGCACTGTATTTctaacttttacttgagtagattGAGTCAGAGATGGAAACTTTAGATTCTTCCTGCAACATGTGAGCTAATGTTTATGCTAATCGGAGCATAATTACTCAGGATTTTCAACATGTGACTGTTTGCAtcgatgtttattttatattaacaaCATGGTTATTTTATTAGACAGGTTACATAAATGTTcctgtatttatattaaatatacatACTATTTACACATCTACTTTCCTTTTGATCAAAAGAAtatcaaattaattttcataCAGCCTATTTAGATGTGCCaagttattaattttttaacttaaatttcaaaactttttttgtctgttgGTCCAGATCTTCCACAATGCAGTGTATGTAAAAAGGAGGAGGTTGTCACTGAGCTCAGCAACCAGGATGAGGACTTCACTTTAGATCAAGAAAAAACAGAACCTTTGGTGATAAAAATAGAGCAAGACGAACCAGAGCACCTGGAGATAAAACATGAACAAGAAGAACCAGAGCATCTGGAGATAAAACATGAACaagaagaaccagaacatctggaGATAAAACATGAACAAGAAGAACCAGAGCATCTGGAGATAAAACTGTTCAAAGTGGAAGAGAATAAACCCTTCTCCAGTCAGGATGAAGAGCAGCTTGTGCTGAAACAGGAGACTGGAGACATTTTGGTGACTCCTTCTAATGTGCAAAGAATCAACaatgaaacagaaccaaacaagaaccaaaaaatgctaaagaaaagtCACCAAGACCAAAATTTATTTGCCTGTAAAATTTGTGATAAAACCTTTTCCTATAACAGTAACTTGACTAAACACATGAGAAGTCACTCAGGGGAGAAGTCTTATTCATGTAAAACCTCAAGAAAAAGTTCAGATCCTGACTTTACAACTCATAAGGGAAAGAAGCTTTCCTCATGTGTTGTTTGTAGCAGAAGTTTCAGGaacaaaagtaatttaaataatcatATGAAAACTCACAAACCTAAGAAGACTTTCTCATGTATAAACtgtccaaaaacatttaatcaaaaaagcaatttaactactcacatgaggattcacacaggCAAGAAAGCTTTCTcttgtgtgacctgtggaaaaaaattcagaaacaaaGCTCATTTAATTtctcacatgagaattcacactgGTGAGAAGCCTTTCACATGTATGAcgtgtggaaaaagtttcactcaAATAGGTCATGTAGGTGCTCATATGAAaagtcacacaggtgaaaaacctttcacctgtgtgacttgtggaaaacAATTTAGGGAAAAAAGGGGTTTGATTTCTCACATGAGAAgccacacaggtgaaaagcctttctcatgtgggacctgccaaaaaagttttttcacaAAAGATGGTTTATCTTGCCACAAGAGAATTCACaaaggtgagaagcctttctcatgcaAGAGCTGTGAGAAAACATTCACCACTAAAAGTTGTTTAGCTTCTCACATGATGACACATACTgatgagaagcctttctcatgtgggacctgtggaaaaggtttaaGTAGCAGATCTCATTTTACTTATCACATGAAGACTCACACTGGTGAGAAGCCTTTCACATGTTGTACTTGTGGAAAAAGCTTCATTCAAAAAAGTCATTTGGCTACTCATATGAAAGATCACACGGGCGAGAAGCTTTTCACATGTGGGatctgtggaaaaggttttagtctAAGACGTTGTTTAACTATTCACATGAGAacacacacaggtgagaagcctttcacatgtgggacctgtggaaaaggtttctcTACAAAAGATGGTTTAAACTCTCACATGAGGAtccacacaggtgagaaaccgTTCTCATGCAAGTGGTGTGAAAAAAGCTTCACCAATAAAACCAATTTAACTTTTCACATGAgaagtcacacaggtgagaagcctttttcatgtacAACATGTGGAAAGAGTTTTAGGGTAAGAAGTTCTTTAACTATTCACATAAggactcacacaggtgagaagcctttctcatgtatGACTTGTGGAAAGAGTTTTAGTGCAAGAAATTGTTTAACTattcacatgagaactcacacaggtgagaagcctttcttaTGTGTGACATGTGGAAAGAGTTTTAGGGAAAAAGGGGCTTTAACTTCTCACATGAAAATTCATACAGGTGaaaagcctttctcatgtgagatctgtggaaaatgtttcaccaaTAGAAAGAGTTTACCTGTTCACATGAGGACCCACTCTGGTGAGACGGCATAATGTGAACCTGAAGTACCAAGTTGGTCTGTAACTTAACTggcagactagccagcagcaattagctgctggctagtctgcaAATTAGTTAGCAAAttagttagcaaacacctggtggaa from Xiphophorus couchianus chromosome 13, X_couchianus-1.0, whole genome shotgun sequence harbors:
- the LOC114155770 gene encoding involucrin-like isoform X4 gives rise to the protein MSSVQPKRKWINEQLTPAEETEFKEIMDNQRRLLDFSRLPLIILHRIDLPQCSVCKKEEVVTELSNQDEDFTLDQEKTEPLVIKIEQDEPEHLEIKHEQEEPEHLEIKHEQEEPEHLEIKHEQEEPEHLEIKLFKVEENKPFSSQDEEQLVLKQETGDILCFLPPTPPAMALTLPGGNHWIKKRLQIA
- the LOC114155770 gene encoding zinc finger protein OZF-like isoform X2; translated protein: MSSVQPKRKWINEQLTPAEETEFKEIMDNQRRLLDFSRLPLIILHRIDLPQCSVCKKEEVVTELSNQDEDFTLDQEKTEPLVIKIEQDEPEHLEIKHEQEEPEHLEIKHEQEEPEHLEIKHEQEEPEHLEIKLFKVEENKPFSSQDEEQLVLKQETGDILVTPSNVQRINNETEPNKNQKMLKKSHQDQNLFACKICDKTFSYNSNLTKHMRSHSGEKSYSCKTSRKSSDPDFTTHKGKKLSSCVVCSRSFRNKSNLNNHMKTHKPKKTFSCINCPKTFNQKSNLTTHMRIHTGKKAFSCVTCGKKFRNKAHLISHMRIHTGEKPFTCMTCGKSFTQIGHVGAHMKSHTGEKPFTCVTCGKQFREKRGLISHMRSHTGEKPFSCGTCQKSFFTKDGLSCHKRIHKGEKPFSCKSCEKTFTTKSCLASHMMTHTDEKPFSCGTCGKGLSSRSHFTYHMKTHTGEKPFTCCTCGKSFIQKSHLATHMKDHTGEKLFTCGICGKGFSLRLL
- the LOC114155770 gene encoding oocyte zinc finger protein XlCOF6-like isoform X1 produces the protein MSSVQPKRKWINEQLTPAEETEFKEIMDNQRRLLDFSRLPLIILHRIDLPQCSVCKKEEVVTELSNQDEDFTLDQEKTEPLVIKIEQDEPEHLEIKHEQEEPEHLEIKHEQEEPEHLEIKHEQEEPEHLEIKLFKVEENKPFSSQDEEQLVLKQETGDILVTPSNVQRINNETEPNKNQKMLKKSHQDQNLFACKICDKTFSYNSNLTKHMRSHSGEKSYSCKTSRKSSDPDFTTHKGKKLSSCVVCSRSFRNKSNLNNHMKTHKPKKTFSCINCPKTFNQKSNLTTHMRIHTGKKAFSCVTCGKKFRNKAHLISHMRIHTGEKPFTCMTCGKSFTQIGHVGAHMKSHTGEKPFTCVTCGKQFREKRGLISHMRSHTGEKPFSCGTCQKSFFTKDGLSCHKRIHKGEKPFSCKSCEKTFTTKSCLASHMMTHTDEKPFSCGTCGKGLSSRSHFTYHMKTHTGEKPFTCCTCGKSFIQKSHLATHMKDHTGEKLFTCGICGKGFSLRRCLTIHMRTHTGEKPFTCGTCGKGFSTKDGLNSHMRIHTGEKPFSCKWCEKSFTNKTNLTFHMRSHTGEKPFSCTTCGKSFRVRSSLTIHIRTHTGEKPFSCMTCGKSFSARNCLTIHMRTHTGEKPFLCVTCGKSFREKGALTSHMKIHTGEKPFSCEICGKCFTNRKSLPVHMRTHSGETA